In Bacillus horti, the following proteins share a genomic window:
- a CDS encoding ABC transporter ATP-binding protein, translating into MIKVSDLKKEFIQGQERTEVLKGVDLTIEEGEFVAIMGPSGSGKSTLLQLLGGLDVPTAGNIVINQQQLAQMKEKERTIFRRKYIGFIFQNYQLLPTLTVEENVAFPLHADGSLTKEKNQMILELLDSVGLKGLGRKRANLLSGGQQQRVAIARALVNNPAVLLADEPTGNLDRNKAEEILVLMSKFNRENKQTTIMVTHDMFAAGFADRIILFKDGVIDQVIARKDNDYAQYVANFMA; encoded by the coding sequence ATGATTAAAGTCAGTGATCTAAAGAAAGAGTTTATACAAGGACAAGAAAGAACAGAAGTGTTAAAAGGTGTTGATTTGACCATCGAAGAAGGAGAATTCGTAGCGATTATGGGGCCAAGTGGTTCTGGAAAAAGTACATTACTCCAGCTTCTAGGTGGCCTTGATGTACCTACGGCAGGTAATATAGTAATCAACCAGCAACAGTTAGCTCAGATGAAGGAAAAGGAAAGAACGATATTCCGTAGAAAATATATAGGGTTTATTTTTCAAAACTATCAGCTCCTACCCACGTTAACGGTAGAGGAGAATGTAGCTTTTCCTTTGCATGCCGATGGGAGCCTGACCAAAGAGAAGAATCAGATGATTTTAGAATTACTAGATTCTGTTGGACTAAAAGGACTTGGTCGAAAGAGAGCTAATTTGTTAAGTGGTGGTCAGCAACAACGGGTAGCTATTGCTAGGGCGCTAGTTAATAATCCTGCTGTTCTATTGGCCGATGAGCCAACAGGGAATTTAGATCGAAATAAAGCGGAAGAAATCCTCGTTCTCATGTCCAAATTTAACAGAGAAAACAAACAAACAACAATTATGGTTACACATGATATGTTCGCAGCTGGGTTTGCTGATCGAATCATTCTTTTTAAAGATGGGGTCATTGATCAAGTGATAGCTAGAAAGGATAATGATTATGCTCAATATGTGGCGAATTTCATGGCGTAG
- a CDS encoding CPBP family intramembrane glutamic endopeptidase — MSRMHSKQTNLLIILSPLVIILCGFIIATLFTPILGGWSWVPLAITYWTLMATMVIRFGGKKALMTWFSRPIGKKSWLLIGIFIGFIPILGILMFNIELLAQYPWLTLFWLLFAFINPWFEQSYWRGLLLDAGGKWPQWLIISYSTVLFALSHPIMWGVFSIGNRSYESFAALLLMGVVWCLIRIKTKSLRWSLLSHVLVDIGNMSIFVFMNIYIPPQHF; from the coding sequence ATGTCTAGAATGCACTCTAAACAAACTAACTTACTAATTATCTTGTCACCACTTGTCATTATTCTATGTGGCTTTATCATAGCAACACTATTTACTCCTATCTTAGGGGGCTGGAGTTGGGTACCTTTAGCCATTACCTACTGGACTCTAATGGCTACTATGGTAATACGTTTTGGCGGAAAAAAAGCATTAATGACTTGGTTCAGTAGACCAATCGGAAAGAAAAGCTGGCTTCTTATAGGAATCTTTATTGGCTTTATACCTATATTAGGGATTTTAATGTTCAATATTGAGCTACTAGCCCAATACCCTTGGCTAACACTCTTTTGGTTATTATTTGCCTTCATTAATCCTTGGTTTGAGCAAAGCTACTGGCGAGGTCTACTATTAGATGCTGGTGGGAAGTGGCCTCAATGGCTAATCATTTCCTATTCCACTGTTTTGTTTGCCCTGAGTCATCCCATCATGTGGGGTGTTTTTTCAATCGGAAATCGCTCCTATGAATCATTTGCTGCCCTTCTATTGATGGGTGTCGTCTGGTGTCTCATTCGCATAAAAACCAAAAGCTTACGTTGGTCTTTACTCTCTCATGTTTTAGTAGATATAGGGAATATGTCTATATTCGTCTTTATGAATATTTACATCCCTCCTCAGCATTTTTAG